Sequence from the Microbacterium faecale genome:
CGACACCTTCACGGAATGCGTGAGCCGGTTGTGCACGGCGAGGCCCGCGCCCGTCTGCGCGATCACCTGCGTGACGGCCGACAGACGCGAGAAGTACGGCGAGAAGCGGATGCGCTCGATGTCGACGCGGAAGTGCGGGTTGTCTTCGGCAAGCTGGAACTCATCGAGCGCTTCTTCGGCGCGACGTCCCGTGCGCGGATCGTGGCTCATCATGGGCCCATCCTGTCGCATTCCCGGCCGCAGGTCACCGCGGGCGCGCCACCCTCTCGGCGCCTGCCGTCACAGAATGCCGCAGAATGGAGCAACGTGACTGATCCCGCATCTGCCTCCCGCCGCACGCAGAACCGTTCGTCGTCGCCCGCGCCGACGCTCGATTCGACCGATGATGCGCGCCTGCGTGAGATCGACCGCGCGCTCGAGGCGGCGCGCGCGGACGTCGAGCGACGTCTCTCCGACGTGCGTCGTGCGGACGGAGGCGCGGGCCAGGACGCCATGGACCGCGATATCGCCGTGCATCGTCTGGTGTCGCGTCAAACCGTCCTGCGTCGCTTCACCCGAGACCTGTGTCTCGGCAAGATCGTGCCGGCGGACGGCGGCGAGGAGCTCTACATCGGTCGCACCGGACTCGTCTCTCCCGAGGGGAAGCGTCTGCTCGTGGACTGGCGCGCGCCGGCCGCCGAGCCGTTCTTCGGGGCCACACACGAGGATCCGACGGGGCTCGCGATGCGGCGACGCTTCCTCTGGCAGCTCGGGCACGTCGTCGACTTCTGGGACGAGGTGTTCGACCCGCAGCTGCCGACCGATTCGCGCGCGCTCGACGAGCACTCCGCGTTCATCCGGAGCCTCGGCGGATCCCGCTCGCCCCGAATGCGTGACGTACTCGGAACCATCCAGGCCGATCAGGACCGCATCATCCGCGCGGCCTCCCGCGACGCGCTCGTGGTCGACGGCGGGCCGGGCACGGGCAAGACCGTGGCGGCGCTCCACCGCGCGGCCTACCTGCTGTACGCTGACGCGCGCGTGTCGCGGACGGGCGGAGGCGTGCTGTTCCTCGGACCGAATGACCGTTACCTCTCGTACGTCGACGACGTGCTGCCGAGCCTCGGCGAGGACAGCGTGCGAATCGCCACGCTGCGCCGCCTCGTCGCCGAGGGAGCGGATGCGTCGGCCGAACCGGATCCGCGGGTGGCGGCGATCAAGGGACGGACCGAGTGGGAGCAGACGATCGCCGCAATCGTGCGCGAGTACGAACGCGTTCCCGACGAGCCGACGGTCGTGGCGACATCGTGGGCAGACATCGATATCGAACCGGACGAATGGGCCGAAGCTTTCGAGGCGGCCGACGACGGGACGCCCCATAATGAGGCACGGGAGACGGTGTGGAACGAGCTGCTCGATCTGGTCACAGCGAAGGTGACCGAGATGCCGCCGCACCTTGCTCGGCGAGAGCTCGAGCATCACACGGGCCTGCGCGAGATGTTCGACGCCGTCTGGCCGATGCTGTCGCCGGCCGGGCTGGTCGCCGCGCTGTGGACCTCGCCGTCACTCATCGCGGGTCACGCCGCGTGGCTGCCGGATGACGACGCCGAGCGGATCCGCCGCACGGACGGCACGGCCTGGACGCTCGCCGATCTTCCGTTGCTGGACGCAGCGCGCGACCTCATCGGCGATCCGGCGGCCACAGAGCGCCGCCTCGCACACGCGCGCGCCCTCACCGCGGAACGCGAGCGGATCGAAACCGTCGTGGAGTACCTGCACGATGCGGACGAGGACGGAGAGGGCACGTCGCTGATGCTCGACGCCTCGGACATGCAGGAGCGCCTGATTGACCCGGGCGCGTTGCCTACCCTCCCCACCGACGCCCTCGCCGGCCCGTTCGCACACGTGATCGTGGATGAGGCGCAGGAGCTGTCGCCCGCGGAATGGCGCATGCTGATCCGGCGGTGCCCGTCGAAGAGCTTCACGGTCGTGGGGGATCGCGCGCAGGCACGCCACGGATTCACTGAGACGTGGCAGGAGCGACTGACCTCGCTGGGGATCGCCCGGTCGACGCTCGCGGAGCTGACGATCAACTACCGCACGCCCGCGGAGATCATGGCGGAGGCGGCGCCGGTCATCCGTGCGGCTCTCCCGGACGCGAACGTGCCGACGTCGGTGCGCGAGACGGGCCGCCCCGTCCTCCACGCGCGGGCGGGAGATCTCGCAGGCATCCTCGAGCGATGGCTCGGCGAGCACGACGAAGGCGTGGCGTGCGTGATCGGATCCGCCGACGTGCCGCCGCTTCCGCGCGTCACGGCGCTGACGCCGCCGGAGGCGAAGGGGCTCGAGTTCGACCTCGTCGTGCTCGTGGACCCCGACTCCTTCGGCGACGGCGTCACGGGTGCGGTCGATCGCTACGTCGCGATGACACGTGCCACCTCGGACCTCGTGATCCTCACCTCCTGACCGCCTACCGGGCCAGGGCGGCGCGGCGTATGCTGACGGCATGTCGGATCCGCGTGCAGACGCTGCGCGATACCGCGCGGAACGAGACGGAGAGTCCGAAGAGCAGCACACCGGACCGCCGCAGTGGACGACGCGCGAAGAGCGGATCTCGGCGGTCGAAGCGTCGATTCAGCTGGCGATGCGCCGCGGTGAGTTCGACAACCTGCCGGGCGCGGGCAAGCCGATCGACGGGCTTGACGGGGGACATGACCCTGACTGGTGGATTCGGCGGAAGATCGAGCGCGAGAATCTCACGGGTCTGGCACCGCCGGCGATCCAATTGCGAAACGAACACCGTGCAATGGAGGCCACGCTCGATGAGTTCTCGCGCGAAGAGGACGTGCGAGCCCACCTCGAGGAGTTCAACCGCCGCGTCAAGCGGGCGCGGATGCAGTTGGAGGGCGGACCGCCCGTGGTGACGCCGCTACACGACGTCGACGACGACCTTCGGGCGTGGCGGGATCGGCGCGCGGCGCGACGCGAGCGGGTCACCGAGGAACAGCGACCCAGCGCGGTCCCGAGGCGCGGGTGGCGCCGCCGATGGCTCGGCGGCGCGCGCTGACCGGGTGTCGCACTGGACAGCGATACGCTGACGCGATGTCGAGATCCCTTGCGTTCCCGGTCCTGGCCGTCGCCGCCGTCATCCTCGCAGGATGCGCGAGCGAGCCGACCCAAGACGAATCGGATGACTGGTTCGCGTCGATCTCCGAGCGTCCGCCGATGTCCGACACAGACTTCGGCACGGGGGCTCAGGTGGGTGCGGAGCCGAACGGCGCGTCCTTCGACTGGACGGAGGAGCCGACCGACATCGCGGTGATCCGTGCGGCATGCCTCGGGGACGGGCATCGCGCGACAATCGCGTGGGAGATCACGACGGACGCCGAGGCGGACGGCCCGACCGGCGCCTCGGAGGAGGTCGAGTGCACGGGCGACTTCGTCGACCTGTCGTCGACCGCCGACGGGATGGCGGACGTCGCGAGCATCTCAGTCATGATGAGCTCCGACGGCGAGCAGATCCCGGTCGCGTTCTCGATCCTCACGGGCTGAGGTGGCCTGAGTCTAACCTCGCAGCGCGCGGTTCGTGCGCGCGGTGGCGGGCGCGGTCCACGGATCCTCGGGCCACGGGTGCTTGGGGTAGCGGCCTCGCATGTCTTTGCGGACGTCCTGATACGGGCCGTTCCAGAAGGACGCCAGGTCGTCCGTGACGGCAAGCGGTCGCCGCGCCGGGGAGAGCAGGTGGAACTGCACGGGAATGCGGCCGTCCGCAAGTCGTGGTGTTTCGGCGAGCCCGAACACCTCCTGCAGCTTCACGGCGACGACAGGGCGGGCATCGGGATCCTCGGGATACTCGATGCGCACGCTCGAGCCTGACGGCACTGCGAGGTGTTCGGGAGCGAGGGCGCCCAGTCGCGCCGCGTCTGGCCAGGGCAGGATCCGCTTCAGCGCCGTGACGAGGTCGATGTTGTGGAGTGACGGTTGCCGCAGGTCGGCGCTCAGCCACTCGTCGAGCCGGGCGACGAGGGCGCCGTCTGACACATCGGGCCACGGATCCCCGAGCGTGCGATGAAGGAGCGCGAGACGTCGCCGAAGCGAGGTCGCCGCTTCCGGCCACGCGAGGTCGCGCAGACCGTTCGCCCGCAGGTGCTCCTCGAAGGCGCCGGCGCATTCGTCGGGCTGAGGACGGGCCGGTGTCGAGGACAGTACGATCGCGCCGACGCGGCGCTCCTCGCGTACGCGGACCCGTCGTTCGGTGACCGTCGTGTGCCGGAGCGCGCGTACGCCGCCGATGCGTAGCGCATCCTGTTCGTGCATGGCCGCGGCGAGACGGATCACCGCGCCGGTCGCGTCGGCCGCCCGTCCCTCGGCGCGATGCACTTCGCAGGCGGCGATCCACTCGGATCCTGCGAGCGACGATCCCTCGGGGAGCGCGGCACGCGTCCCGCTCGCGAATACGTAGGCACGAGATCCGTCGCTCGCACGTCGCGCGATCCAGGCGGGCCGTGCGAGGGCCGCGACAACTCCTGCCGCGTGTGAGAGATCATCGGTTGGCGCAGGGCCACGAGGAACTGCGCCATCGCCCTCCTGGACTTCCGCGGTCGATGATGGCGCTTTGTTGATTGCCGAATCCGCTCCTTCGGCCGAGGGACCGGCGCGCTCGCGCGTCGGGACGGATCCATGCCCATCGGCCAGTCGCGCGAGGCGCTTCGCCTCGATGCGCCAGCGACCCGACCCGGGCTCGCCGCGTCGGAGCGCTCGGACGAGGGCGGCGAGGTCGCCGCCGGGCTCGCGGACGCCGCTCGACATCGCTGCGACGATCTCTGCTGCGGACCGGGTGTCGATCGCGCGTGCGGATCCGGGCTCGTTCTCGTCTTCGGACGCCGAGGTGGGAGCGTGCACCGCTCCCACGGCGGCGAGCAGCGCGCGTCCCTCCCGCGCCGTGATCGGCATCCGGGCGATGCGAGCCCCGAGCGGCGTGATGCGTCCGTCGTTCGTGATGAGCCCCAGCGACTCGAGCGTGGCGGTCGCCTGCCGCATCGACGCCTCGGGCGGGGGAGTGAGCATGCTCAGGCCGCGCGCTTCCGGCGTACCCCACCCGGCGAGCAGCAGCGCCGCGTCGGTGAGGTCGGCAGATTGGATCTCGGGTCCGACGTCGGGTCGGAATGCCGCGAACTCCGCTTCGCCGTACGTTCGCACGACACGTCCCGGACCCTGTCGGGCGGCGCGACCGGCACGTTGCTCCGCGCTCGCTCGTGACGCGCTGACGGTGACGAGCCCAGACATGTCGCGAGCCTGGTCTCTCCGCACCTCACGCGAGAGGCCCGCGTCGATCACCAGCCGCACCCCGGGAACCGTGAGCGAGCTCTCGGCAAGCGACGTGCTCACGACGAAGCGCGGCAACCCGGATCCGGGCTCGCGCCCCGACGTCGCACGGTCCTGCTCGCGCGCGGGCAGCTGGCCGTGCAGGGGCAGCGGATCCACGGCTGACGTGAGATCGCGGATCCGAGAGACGACCCTGTCGACGTCGCGTGCGGACGGGACGAAGACCAGCGCATCGCAGCGATCGGCGGCCTGAGCCTCCACCGCGACGCGCGCGACGTGATCGAGGAACGCGCGCGTGACGCCGCGCGCATCCAGCCGTGATCCAGCGGGCGGGGCGTAGTCGATGCGGAGAGGGTGGAGGGCAGAGGGGACCTGGACGACCGCGGCGCCGAGGAGCTCGGCGAAGGCGTCAGCATCGAGCGTCGCGGACATCGCAACGAGGCTGAAGTCGTCGCGCAGGGCGCGCACCTCGGCGAGGATCCCCAACAGGAGGTCGCCGTCGAGCGATCGCTCGTGCACCTCGTCGACGATGACGGCATCGACGCCGTCGAGTGCGGGATCCGCGAGGAGTCGCCGCAACAGGACGCCGGGCGTGACGATCTCGATCCGGGTAGCGGCCGAGACAGTGCGTTCGCCGCGGACGGTGAAGCCGACGGGTCCGCCGAGCGTGGAGCCGGCCAGCTGCGCGATTCGCCGTGCCGCCGCACGAACCGCGACACGGCGGGGCTGCGTGACGACGACGCGCCCGCTTCCGGTGCCGCCGAGGACGTTGGCGACGAGCGGGGGGACGAAGGTGGTCTTCCCTGTGCCGGGAGGCGCGGTGACGACGGCACTCCCGGTCGCGATCGCCCGTTCGAGGTCGGCGATCGCATCGGCCACGACGAGGCCCGCCCCAATCCGGCCGAGGTTGAAGAGATGCGGGCGCAAGGTCACCGTCTCATTCTCGCAGGCGACCGGCGCAGGACGACGGCTGCAACCGCGCGGACCTGGCCCTCCGACGACCTCTCGGCACAGAAGAGGCGGAGGTCACCGTATTCATGGTGGCGAGACGGCTTTACGATGGCGACATGCCTCTCCTCGACACACCGGTGCGCCTCGGCGTGCAGATCCAGCCCCAGCACCATTCGTCCTACTCCGCGATGCGCGACGCCGCGCAGCGATGCGAGGACATGGGGGTCGACATCCTCTTCAACTGGGACCACTTCGTCCCGCTCACGGGAGACCCCGACGGGACGCACTTCGAGGCGTGGACGGTGCTTGCCGCGTGGGCTGAGCAGACCGAGCGGATCGAGCTCGGCACGCTCGTGAACTGCAACGCCTACCGGAACGCCGACCTCCAGGCGGACATGGCGCGCACGATCGATCACATCTCGGCCCGGGACGGCGAGGGGCGCTTCCTCTTCGCGACGGGCTCGGGGTGGTTTGAGCGCGATTTCGACGAGTACGGGTACGAGTTCGGCACGGCCGGATCTCGTCTCGACGCCCTCGCCGACGCATTGCCGCGGATCGAGGCTCGCTGGGAGGTGCTGAACCCCGCTCCGACGCGCCGGATACCGGTCATGATCGGAGGAGCGGGCGAGAAGAAGACACTGCGGCTCGTGGCGCGGCACGCCGACATCTGGCACAGCTTCGCGGGGCCGGACACACTGCCGCACAAGCTCGACGTGATCTCGCGGTGGGCAGACACCGACGGCAACGACGCGTCACGTCTGGTGATCTCGAACGAGCTCCGCGGGAAGGGCGTGGAAGAGGCCGACGCGCTCTACGACGCCGGCGTGCGCCTGTTCACGCTGGGCGTCTCGGGCGACGACGTCGACCTGGACGCGATCCAGCGCTGGCTCGACTGGCGCGACAGCAAGAACTGACGTCAGCGTCGGCGTCGGTGCGTGCGTTGCCGCCCTTCGCCGGGCGCGCGGTTGGCGAGTGCGGTTGCGCCGTTCGAGGACGTGGAAAGGGCACCGATGCACTCGCGTATGCCACGTAGGGCGCCAATAAACGCCCCAGTGGGCGCCAACGCGGTGCGTCAGATCCCGAGCTCGGCGCGGAGCCTCGCAATGTGGCGCGCGGTGAGATCGTCCTCGGCGACGCCGTCGTCGAGCGCCGGACGCTCGCGGATCACCGCATACGGGACGTCCGGTACCTCGCCGTCGAGCCGGACATCGAGGTGGGTGACCTCGTAACCGGCCGCATGCAAGTGCTCGGCCATGTCGTAGTCCTGCCCGGAGTCTCCCGCCGTGAACCACCGTCGCGGAGGGTCCAGGCGTTCCGCGAGCAGCTCCAGCGCGCGCTGCGCTCCGAGGGCCTTGCCGCTGTCCACGTGCTCGATGTCGACGGCGATGAATGTCGGGTAGATCGACATCCGCTTCTCCTCGCCGCACTCTGAGACGCGGCGTTCTATGGCGGCGATGAGGTCAGGACGACGCGCGAGAAAGGCATCACTGGCGACTTCGACGTGCTGCTCGAAGGAGATCATGGTGCGTTTCGTGTCGTCGAAGAAGACGACGTCCGAGAACTCCTCCGCGATCGCCTGGCTCGCCGCGACGAGCCCCTCGCTCGGCGACAGGTCGTGATCTTCGTGCACGGCGCCGACGTACGCGGATCCGCCCCGATCTTCGAGTGAGAACCAGGTTCCGCCTTTCTCGCCGACGCCCCACAGCGGATCCGTCGGGGCGAGGCCCGCGCGCACGAGGCGCGGCATGATCTGATCGGCGAGGAATTCGGCGGAGCGTCCCGTGTTCAACACGACCGGACACCCCGCCGCGGCGAAGGCGACGAGGTCGTCGGCGAGACGGTCGAGACGCAGGGTGCGAGTGCGGGTGCTGGAAATCGGGCCGTCGACGTCGAGCAGGAGGCCGATCGGGGGAGTGGAGGTCACGCTTCCATCATGGCTCAGACGGATGTGCAGATCCGGCTCACGTCGCGCCGACGACGAGGAGCAACGTTGTCCCGTTCAGCCGCACCGTGTCGCCGAGCGTCGGGGCCAACGCCGAGAACAGCTCGTCGCGCACGCTCTGATCGGTGATCGCATAGCTTGAAATCGTGCCGAGAAGCCGCAGATAGCCGGCGGCCGACATCTCGTGATCCCAGGCATACGAGCGGCGGTCCGCGAGGTGCACGTCGGGATGCGCGTCGATCTCTCCGTCGGCCCACATGCGGGAGACGAGATCGCGCGGGAGATCCGGCGGCAGGTCGGGCGCTTTCTCTCCGTACACGGCGGTCACCGCGTCGAGGTCGTGATGGGCCGGGTCGAGGCTCCACGCGTTCCAGAAGAGGAAGGCGTGTCCATCGGATCCGAGCAGCGAGGCAAGGCGGCTCCATCGCGTTTCGGGGTCGGTCCAGTGGAACGACTGCGCGGCGACGACGGATTCGTAGGTCCCGTTCGGAGCCACGTCCTCGAACGTCGCCTTCCGCACGGTGACGCGGGAGGCGACGCCCTCGTGCTGGAGGCGACGCGTGAGCACGGCGATCATGTCGTTCGACGGTTCGACGGCATCCACGCGCGCGCCGCGTCGGGCGAGCTCGACCGTCGCGCGGCCGGTGCCCGCGCCGACATCGAGGATCCGCGCGCTCCAGGGGTGGCCGGCGATGCGAGCGATGTCGTCGAAGAGCGCGGGAGGATACGGCGGGCGAAACGCCTCGTAGGCGTCGGCGCCGTTCTCGAACGATCGGGCGAGTGCGCTGGTCACGTGACGATCGTATGCGGTGGGGCTGTTGGCGTCCTTCGTTTGTCAGAGGTCCGCCGTAGCGTGAGCACATGGCACAGAAGACGCACGCGGACGAGGTGGCGGGGTTCAGTCCCGAACAGCTCGACGCGGCGCGCCGTCTCGTCGATCGGATCGTCCGCGGACGAACCGAGATCGCTCGCATCGAGGCAGAGATCCTGCGTGCGATGACGGAGCTCGCTGACATCGCGCATGAGGCAGGGCGCGAGGCGCCGACATCCGACGGCCCCGAGTACACACGCCGGGCGATGGCGGCCGAGGTCGCCGCCGCGACGCGCGTGCACCCACAGACGGCGCGGGCGCAGATGGAAGACGCCGAGCGAATCACGCAGGACTATCCCCAGACGCTCCGCTCCCTCGAGCAGGGGTGTGTTTCGCTGTCTCACGCCCGCGTCATCGCTGACGCGGGGCGCAACCTCGAGCCGGGCGCTCGCGCGTCCCTCGACGCATGCGCGGTGCCGTTCGCCGAGACACGCACGCCAGGGGAGCTGCGCCGCATCACGCGCAAACAGGCGGTCGACCTCCAGACGTCATCGCCGCGCGAGCGGCACGAGGTTGCACGGCGCGACCGCCGAGTCTCGCTCACCGAGCTCGACGACGGCATGAGTGAGCTCAACGTCGTCGCCCCGACATTCGAGGTGCGCACACTGTATGACCGCCTGACGACGATGGCGAGGCGGGTGAAGATGGATCGGCGTCGTGCGCGAAGCGCATTCATCCGCGAGCACGGGCGCACGCCGGAGGAGATGGTGGCGGGCCCCGGGTATGAAAGCCCCTCGGGAACGCCCGGCGAGTCCCGTCGGTCCTCACTATCGGGCGATTTCTCACCGTCGGGCAATGCAGCACAGGCCGAAGGGCCGACGGCAACCCGAGGTTCCGTGGGGTCCGTCACGCAGCTGACCGGCCTCGCTGACGGCCTCGCGCGCGCCGATGTCGGAGCGAGCGACGTTCGTACGTTCGACCAGCTGCGCGCCGACATTCTCTGCGACCTCGTGCTGACGGCCGCACCGACAGGGCATGAGCTCCACGCATCCGACACGACGGAGGCCCTGCGCAACGTGGCCGCGAACGTGCAGGTCACGATTCCTGTCGAACAGCTGCTCGATCCGGACTCGGGCGCGAGCTGGGTTGACGACGGAGCGCTGATCTCTCCCCAAACGGCGCGTGCGGTCGCGGCCGAGGCACCGGGTTGGGACCGCCTGTTCATCCGACCGGAAAGCGGCGAGGTCGTCGCGGTCGATCGTTACAGACCGTCTTCGGAACAAAGACGCATGCTGCGCGCACGAGATATGACGTGCCGGTTTCCCGGGTGCACGACGACCGCGCGACGCAGCGACATCGACCATTCGCACGACTATGCCCGTGGCGGGCCGACCGCGGTCGAGAACCTCAGCGTGCTCTGCGAGTCGCACCACACCGTCAAGCACGTCTCCGGTTGGACGCCCGTGCAGCTCGGCGGCGGGCTGATCGAGTGGTTCAGCCCGCTGGGATACACCTATCGTGATGAGCCGCGAAGTTGTGCGTTCTTCCGCGACACGGTCGCGCGCGAGTCTGGGCGCAGTGAGCGGCTCAGTGGTGGCGAGAACGCACGGCGCGCGCATCGCGAACGACGGCGTGAGCGTCAGCGTGCCGACGAACGTCGCGCCGAGGAAAGGTCTCTCGCTGATGAACAGCGCGCCGACCGACTCGCGGAAGTGAGCTCGCCCCCGCCGTTGTGGCAATTCGACTGGGATGGCGAGAACGGACGCAGCTGATGTTCCGATGGCCGCGCCCCGAAGTCCTGCGGGTGTTTCCGCCCCGCGCGCTCGTCGGAGCCCTCTCGCACCTGCGTCGCCGCGCTCCCGCACACTCGTCGCGGATTCCGCACGTTCACCCTTGTGCGACGATCGCCAGCCGGGCACGCCGCACGTAGTCTGACGCTATGGAAGCCTCGGCAGACTGGGTCCCCGACGTCTTGGGCGACGAGTTCGAGCAACTGACGCTCCCTCTCGGATCCGATGACGAGGGTGTCGTCGTCGCGACACTCGTGCGCGCCGTGCCGTCGACGGAGCGCGGCACGCCCGAAGGGTCGGCACCGAGCGACAATACGCGTGCGGCGCCCTGGTGGCGACGCCTCGCGGATCGCGCGCGGGAGATTTTCGGCGCAGGAGCGGAACCTCGTCCCGATCCGTTCGAGGACGTCGATGTCCTCTATGTGCATGGCTGGTCGGACTACTTTTTCCAGAAACGACTCGCCCGCACCTTCACGTCGCGAGGCGCCCGCTTTTACGCCCTCGACCTTCGCAAATACGGCCGAAGTCTGCGCGACGGACAGACCCCGGGGTTCGTGACGACGCTCGACACCTACGATGAGGACATCGCGGCTGCCCTCGCCGCGATGGGCTGGGATCCGTCCGCGCCGCGCACAGACCGGCGCCTCGTTCTCTTCGGCCATTCGACCGGTGGTCTCACGCTGAGCCTGTGGGCGTCGCGCCACCCCCGCGTCGCGAGCGCCATTATTCTGAACAGCCCGTGGCTGGAGTTCCACCTCAACGGGCGTCGGCGCACCGCGATCGCCCCGCTCGTCGACCTGCAGGCGCGGCATCGCCCGATGGATCGCGCGCCGCAAGTCGATCTCGGCTTCTACACGCGCGCGCAAGACGAGGTGGCCGACCCCGCCGATCCCGTCGAGGTGAACCTCGACTGGCGCCCCGAACGTGCGATGACGGTGTACGCCGGCTGGCTCGATGCCGTGCTCGACGGCCATGCCCTCGTTGCAAAGGGTCTCGCGATCGATGCGCCCATCTGCGTGCTGCTTTCGGCGCGCTGGGAAGCCCCGATCCGATGGTCCGAGTCGCTCACCGAGGTCGACTCCGTTCTCGTCGTCGACGACATCGCGCGCGCCGCTTTGAATCTCGGCCCCGTGGTGACCATCTGCCGCATCGATGGCGCGCTTCACGATGTGTTCCTCTCGCAGCGCGCCGCGCGCGAGACCGCCTACCGGATCCTCGGGGAGTGGGTCGATCGCGTCCTTACGCCGCGAACGTGAGGTCGTCGAGAGACGCGGTCACGCACAGATCATCTCGCGACGCCGCGCCGTCACGGTCGAGCAGTACCGCCTGGAGGCCCGCGCGAGGGACCTCATGGCGCGACTCCCGCCGCGCGGAACGCTCGCTCGTAGATCTCGCGAATGACCGCCTGTTTCCGGGCGTTGTACTCCATCATCGTCTCGGCCCCGTGGGTGGCGTGCGATGCAGCCTCGCGCTTCACTCGCGCATACCGTGCGCGGTCATCGGCGTCGCGCGTGAGGTGGTCGCGGAAGATGCGATGCTTCCACGGCTCGGGCGCATCGGGGGAGAAGACGTGCAGATGAGCCCGTGGCGCGGCGAGCTTCATCATCCGATGCTCGTGCCACCACGGTTCGCGCACCGTGAGCACGAACCCCACGGACTCGAGCGCGGGCGCCCAGGCCGCCTCAACGTGTGACGACGCGACGATGAGGTCCACGTCGATGACTGGCTTCGCTGGCAGTCCCGGTACCGAGGTCGAGCCCACGTGCTCCACGAGCAGTGCCCGCGCTCCGAGCGCCGAGCGCACGCGAGAGGCGATCGTTTCGAACGCGTCCGGCCACGACGGATCCGGTTCGACGATCTCTATTGGCTCGACGACTGGCGCGACGACCCAGGGAGATTCCCCCTCGGGCGGCTCGTCGTCCGAGAAGGTCGCGATGTCATGTGTCGACGGCACGCGATCAGTCTGCCAGGGCGTGACCGCGACCCGTTGGATCACACCCGACGCGCGATAATCGAGGCGTGCGGTCGCGCACCGGCGTCCTGTCGCGTCTCGACGTCGACGACCTCGAGCCCCGCGGATCCGATGGCCTCGCGCAGACGCTCAACCGGCCAGAAGAACGCCCTCACGACAGCGTGGTCGAACGACGCGAGCTCGGATCCTTCGAAGAACCCGATGAGAACGGTCCCGCGCGGCCGCAGCACGCGCGCGATCTCCCGCAGGGCGGGCATGAGCCGCGGCGGTTCGAGGTGGATCAGGGAATACCAGGCGAGCACGCCGCCGTGCGATGCGTCGTCGGCCTCGATATCGAGCACGGATCCGAGAGAGACATCGATGCCGGGGAAGGCCGTGCGCGCGTGGGTGATGAAGCGCGGTACCGGGTCGATGC
This genomic interval carries:
- a CDS encoding ATP-dependent RNA helicase, which produces MRPHLFNLGRIGAGLVVADAIADLERAIATGSAVVTAPPGTGKTTFVPPLVANVLGGTGSGRVVVTQPRRVAVRAAARRIAQLAGSTLGGPVGFTVRGERTVSAATRIEIVTPGVLLRRLLADPALDGVDAVIVDEVHERSLDGDLLLGILAEVRALRDDFSLVAMSATLDADAFAELLGAAVVQVPSALHPLRIDYAPPAGSRLDARGVTRAFLDHVARVAVEAQAADRCDALVFVPSARDVDRVVSRIRDLTSAVDPLPLHGQLPAREQDRATSGREPGSGLPRFVVSTSLAESSLTVPGVRLVIDAGLSREVRRDQARDMSGLVTVSASRASAEQRAGRAARQGPGRVVRTYGEAEFAAFRPDVGPEIQSADLTDAALLLAGWGTPEARGLSMLTPPPEASMRQATATLESLGLITNDGRITPLGARIARMPITAREGRALLAAVGAVHAPTSASEDENEPGSARAIDTRSAAEIVAAMSSGVREPGGDLAALVRALRRGEPGSGRWRIEAKRLARLADGHGSVPTRERAGPSAEGADSAINKAPSSTAEVQEGDGAVPRGPAPTDDLSHAAGVVAALARPAWIARRASDGSRAYVFASGTRAALPEGSSLAGSEWIAACEVHRAEGRAADATGAVIRLAAAMHEQDALRIGGVRALRHTTVTERRVRVREERRVGAIVLSSTPARPQPDECAGAFEEHLRANGLRDLAWPEAATSLRRRLALLHRTLGDPWPDVSDGALVARLDEWLSADLRQPSLHNIDLVTALKRILPWPDAARLGALAPEHLAVPSGSSVRIEYPEDPDARPVVAVKLQEVFGLAETPRLADGRIPVQFHLLSPARRPLAVTDDLASFWNGPYQDVRKDMRGRYPKHPWPEDPWTAPATARTNRALRG
- a CDS encoding class I SAM-dependent methyltransferase: MTSALARSFENGADAYEAFRPPYPPALFDDIARIAGHPWSARILDVGAGTGRATVELARRGARVDAVEPSNDMIAVLTRRLQHEGVASRVTVRKATFEDVAPNGTYESVVAAQSFHWTDPETRWSRLASLLGSDGHAFLFWNAWSLDPAHHDLDAVTAVYGEKAPDLPPDLPRDLVSRMWADGEIDAHPDVHLADRRSYAWDHEMSAAGYLRLLGTISSYAITDQSVRDELFSALAPTLGDTVRLNGTTLLLVVGAT
- a CDS encoding DnaJ family domain-containing protein, which codes for MSDPRADAARYRAERDGESEEQHTGPPQWTTREERISAVEASIQLAMRRGEFDNLPGAGKPIDGLDGGHDPDWWIRRKIERENLTGLAPPAIQLRNEHRAMEATLDEFSREEDVRAHLEEFNRRVKRARMQLEGGPPVVTPLHDVDDDLRAWRDRRAARRERVTEEQRPSAVPRRGWRRRWLGGAR
- the helR gene encoding RNA polymerase recycling motor ATPase HelR, with translation MTDPASASRRTQNRSSSPAPTLDSTDDARLREIDRALEAARADVERRLSDVRRADGGAGQDAMDRDIAVHRLVSRQTVLRRFTRDLCLGKIVPADGGEELYIGRTGLVSPEGKRLLVDWRAPAAEPFFGATHEDPTGLAMRRRFLWQLGHVVDFWDEVFDPQLPTDSRALDEHSAFIRSLGGSRSPRMRDVLGTIQADQDRIIRAASRDALVVDGGPGTGKTVAALHRAAYLLYADARVSRTGGGVLFLGPNDRYLSYVDDVLPSLGEDSVRIATLRRLVAEGADASAEPDPRVAAIKGRTEWEQTIAAIVREYERVPDEPTVVATSWADIDIEPDEWAEAFEAADDGTPHNEARETVWNELLDLVTAKVTEMPPHLARRELEHHTGLREMFDAVWPMLSPAGLVAALWTSPSLIAGHAAWLPDDDAERIRRTDGTAWTLADLPLLDAARDLIGDPAATERRLAHARALTAERERIETVVEYLHDADEDGEGTSLMLDASDMQERLIDPGALPTLPTDALAGPFAHVIVDEAQELSPAEWRMLIRRCPSKSFTVVGDRAQARHGFTETWQERLTSLGIARSTLAELTINYRTPAEIMAEAAPVIRAALPDANVPTSVRETGRPVLHARAGDLAGILERWLGEHDEGVACVIGSADVPPLPRVTALTPPEAKGLEFDLVVLVDPDSFGDGVTGAVDRYVAMTRATSDLVILTS
- a CDS encoding LLM class F420-dependent oxidoreductase, whose protein sequence is MPLLDTPVRLGVQIQPQHHSSYSAMRDAAQRCEDMGVDILFNWDHFVPLTGDPDGTHFEAWTVLAAWAEQTERIELGTLVNCNAYRNADLQADMARTIDHISARDGEGRFLFATGSGWFERDFDEYGYEFGTAGSRLDALADALPRIEARWEVLNPAPTRRIPVMIGGAGEKKTLRLVARHADIWHSFAGPDTLPHKLDVISRWADTDGNDASRLVISNELRGKGVEEADALYDAGVRLFTLGVSGDDVDLDAIQRWLDWRDSKN